A stretch of Saccharomyces cerevisiae S288C chromosome IV, complete sequence DNA encodes these proteins:
- the ESF1 gene encoding pre-rRNA-processing protein ESF1 (Nucleolar protein involved in pre-rRNA processing; depletion causes severely decreased 18S rRNA levels), whose product MAGENPKKEGVDARFAGIYSDPKFKNTKTKDHKIKLDSRFSKKDLEVQHKSKVDKYGRKIKNAQNNRELEDFDKYFEKEAENDEDSEVNAKTVVDRARGEVPDDYVSSSDEFTSSDSESSGESEVESEEENEVEIENAKPESGDISKNLAVVNLDWDHVKSEDLMITFSSFVPKGGKIERVAIYPSEFGKERMQREEVEGPPKELFQKKNKNKTSKKKKTDDSDSDMDIGIKDLYEEGDADKDVDSRALRQYQLDRLRYYYAIVYCSDTTTSKAIYDNCDGTEYESTANMFDLRYVPDGMTFDDDVRDECSILPKNYRPHQFSTDALQHSSVKLTWDETPADRVEVAKRAFTQKEIDDMDFKAYLASDSDESDGQVDEEAKNKLKSLVGDFGFNSKKETPNDEDEEVDMEITFTPALEGGNEKSSEDKEETTIEKIRRKEKERRKARKQKVKELKQQSEKDKKSKLKSVNKKHTNDEEEIEKNAKSKAELELLMDDDDDTETQGTINNKAHFNMNEILRSEKEKHKKGRYQKKERIVEDTFTPDLEDPRFKEVFEDHDFAIDPTQPEFKGTQAMSKILKERSKRVKNKKRKLGGSENNMTNNADDNEDIGNLVNKLKKKSKSSKKVKV is encoded by the coding sequence atggCTGGAGAGAACCCAAAGAAGGAAGGTGTAGATGCTAGGTTTGCCGGGATCTACAGCGATCCTAAATTTAAGAACACGAAAACCAAAGATCATAAGATCAAGTTAGATTCTAGGTTCAGTAAGAAGGATCTGGAGGTCCAGCATAAATCTAAGGTTGACAAGTATGGTAGAAAGATCAAAAATGCGCAGAATAACAGGGAATTGGAAGATTTCGACAAATATTTCGAAAAGGAAGcagaaaatgatgaagattcaGAAGTTAATGCGAAAACAGTAGTGGACCGTGCCCGTGGTGAAGTTCCTGATGATTATGTTAGCTCTTCTGATGAATTCACTTCTTCTGATTCTGAATCGTCCGGAGAAAGTGAAGTTGAAagcgaagaagaaaatgaagtagaaattgaaaatgccAAACCAGAATCTGGTGACATCTCTAAGAATTTGGCCGTCGTAAATTTAGATTGGGACCATGTTAAATCTGAGGATTTGATGATTACCTTTTCCAGTTTCGTTCCTAAAGGTggtaaaattgaaagagTTGCTATTTATCCAAGTGAATTTGGTAAAGAAAGAATGCAACGCGAGGAAGTTGAAGGACCTCCAAAGGaacttttccaaaagaaaaataagaacAAAACCtccaaaaagaagaaaactgaTGACTCTGATTCTGATATGGACATCGGTATTAAGGATCTTTATGAAGAGGGAGATGCTGACAAGGACGTGGATTCCAGAGCTTTACGTCAATACCAGTTGGACAGATTAAGATATTATTACGCAATAGTTTATTGTAGTGATACAACCACCTCCAAAGCTATCTATGATAACTGTGATGGTACCGAATATGAGTCAACCGCTAATATGTTCGATTTAAGGTATGTTCCTGATGGTATGacttttgatgatgatgtaAGAGATGAATGCAGTATATTGCCTAAGAACTATAGGCCACACCAGTTTAGCACAGATGCTCTACAACATTCAAGCGTCAAATTGACCTGGGATGAAACGCCAGCTGATAGGGTCGAAGTTGCTAAGAGGGCCTTTAcccaaaaggaaattgaTGATATGGACTTTAAGGCTTACTTGGCGTCAGATAGTGATGAATCGGATGGGCAGGTCGATGAAGAGGCGAAAAATAAACTAAAGTCGTTGGTTGGTGACTTTGGGTTTAATTCCAAGAAAGAAACCCCTaacgatgaagatgaagaagttgatATGGAAATTACATTTACTCCAGCCTTGGAAGGAGGAAACGAGAAATCGTCGgaagacaaagaagaaacgACTATagagaaaataagaagaaaagagaaggaACGTCGTAAAGCAAGAAAGCAGAAAGTAAAGGAATTGAAACAGCAGTCGGAGAAGGATAAGAAAAGCAAGTTGAAATCTGTTAATAAAAAGCATACTAACGATGAAGAGGAGATCGAAAAGAATGCCAAATCAAAGGCTGAATTGGAGCTTTTAatggatgatgatgatgatacCGAAACTCAGGGCACAATAAATAACAAAGCACATTTCAACATGAACGAAATCTTAAGatcagaaaaagaaaaacacaAGAAAGGCCGGtatcaaaagaaagagagaaTTGTTGAAGACACCTTTACACCTGATTTAGAAGATCCTAGATTTAAAGAAGTCTTCGAAGATCACGATTTTGCTATCGACCCGACCCAGCCTGAATTCAAAGGTACACAAGCTATGAGTAAAATCCTAAAAGAACGTAGTAAACGTGTtaagaataagaaaagaaaacttggCGGTAGTGAAAACAATATGACCAATAACGCagatgataatgaagatattgGTAACTTGGTAAAcaagttgaaaaagaaaagcaaatcATCCAAGAAGGTAAAGGTTTAA
- a CDS encoding gag-pol fusion protein (Retrotransposon TYA Gag and TYB Pol genes; transcribed/translated as one unit; polyprotein is processed to make a nucleocapsid-like protein (Gag), reverse transcriptase (RT), protease (PR), and integrase (IN); similar to retroviral genes), with translation MESQQLSQHSPISHGSACASVTSKEVHTNQDPLDVSASKTEECEKASTKANSQQTTTPASSAVPENPHHASPQPASVPPPQNGPYPQQCMMTQNQANPSGWSFYGHPSMIPYTPYQMSPMYFPPGPQSQFPQYPSSVGTPLSTPSPESGNTFTDSSSADSDMTSTKKYVRPPPMLTSPNDFPNWVKTYIKFLQNSNLGGIIPTVNGKPVRQITDDELTFLYNTFQIFAPSQFLPTWVKDILSVDYTDIMKILSKSIEKMQSDTQEANDIVTLANLQYNGSTPADAFETKVTNIIDRLNNNGIHINNKVACQLIMRGLSGEYKFLRYTRHRHLNMTVAELFLDIHAIYEEQQGSRNSKPNYRRNLSDEKNDSRSYTNTTKPKVIARNPQKTNNSKSKTARAHNVSTSNNSPSTDNDSISKSTTEPIQLNNKHDLHLGQELTESTVNHTNHSDDELPGHLLLDSGASRTLIRSAHHIHSASSNPDINVVDAQKRNIPINAIGDLQFHFQDNTKTSIKVLHTPNIAYDLLSLNELAAVDITACFTKNVLERSDGTVLAPIVQYGDFYWVSKRYLLPSNISVPTINNVHTSESTRKYPYPFIHRMLAHANAQTIRYSLKNNTITYFNESDVDWSSAIDYQCPDCLIGKSTKHRHIKGSRLKYQNSYEPFQYLHTDIFGPVHNLPNSAPSYFISFTDETTKFRWVYPLHDRREDSILDVFTTILAFIKNQFQASVLVIQMDRGSEYTNRTLHKFLEKNGITPCYTTTADSRAHGVAERLNRTLLDDCRTQLQCSGLPNYLWFSAIEFSTIVRNSLASPKSKKSARQHAGLAGLDISTLLPFGQPVIVNDHNPNSKIHPRGIPGYALHPSRNSYGYIIYLPSLKKTVDTTNYVILQGKESRLDQFNYDALTFDEDLNRLTASYHSFIASNEIQESNDLNIESDHDFQSDIELHPEQPRNVLSKAVSPTDSTPPSTHTEDSKRVSKTNIRAPREVDPNISESNILPSKKRSSTPQISNIESTGSGGMHKLNVPLLAPMSQSNTHESSHASKSKDFRHSDSYSENETNHTNVPISSTGGTNNKTVPQISDQETEKRIIHRSPSIDASPPENNSSHNIVPIKTPTTVSEQNTEESIIADLPLPDLPPESPTEFPDPFKELPPINSRQTNSSLGGIGDSNAYTTINSKKRSLEDNETEIKVSRDTWNTKNMRSLEPPRSKKRIHLIAAVKAVKSIKPIRTTLRYDEAITYNKDIKEKEKYIEAYHKEVNQLLKMKTWDTDEYYDRKEIDPKRVINSMFIFNKKRDGTHKARFVARGDIQHPDTYDSGMQSNTVHHYALMTSLSLALDNNYYITQLDISSAYLYADIKEELYIRPPPHLGMNDKLIRLKKSLYGLKQSGANWYETIKSYLIQQCGMEEVRGWSCVFKNSQVTICLFVDDMVLFSKNLNSNKRIIEKLKMQYDTKIINLGESDEEIQYDILGLEIKYQRGKYMKLGMENSLTEKIPKLNVPLNPKGRKLSAPGQPGLYIDQDELEIDEDEYKEKVHEMQKLIGLASYVGYKFRFDLLYYINTLAQHILFPSRQVLDMTYELIQFMWDTRDKQLIWHKNKPTKPDNKLVAISDASYGNQPYYKSQIGNIFLLNGKVIGGKSTKASLTCTSTTEAEIHAVSEAIPLLNNLSHLVQELNKKPIIKGLLTDSRSTISIIKSTNEEKFRNRFFGTKAMRLRDEVSGNNLYVYYIETKKNIADVMTKPLPIKTFKLLTNKWIH, from the exons atggaatcccaacaattatctcaacattcacccatttctcatggtagcgcctgtgcttcggttacttctaaggaagtccacacaaatcaagatccgttagacgtttcagcttccaaaacagaagaatgTGAGAAGGCTTCCACTAAGGCTAACTCTCAACAGACAACAACACCTGCttcatcagctgttccagagaacccCCATCATGCCTCTCCTCAACCTgcttcagtaccacctCCACAGAATGGGCCGTACCCACAGCAGTGCATGATGACCCAAAACCAAGCCAATCCATCTGGTTGGTCATTTTACGGACACCCATCTATGATTCCGTATAcaccttatcaaatgtcgcctatgtactttccacctgggccacaatcacagtttccgcagtatccatcatcagttggaacGCCTCTGAGCACTCCATCACCTGAGTCAggtaatacatttactgattcatcctcagcggactctgatatgacatccactaaaaaatatgtcagaccaccaccaatgttaacctcacctaatgactttccaaattgggttaaaacatacatcaaatttttacaaaactcgaatctcggtggtattattccgACAGTAAACGGAAAACCCGTACGTCAGatcactgatgatgaactcaccttcttgtataacacttttcaaatatttgctcccTCTCAATTCCTACCTACCTGGGTCAAAGACATCCTATCCGTTGATTATAcggatatcatgaaaattctttccaaaagtattgaaaaaatgcaatctgATACCCAAGAGGCAAACGACATTGTGACCctggcaaatttgcaatataatggcagtacacctgcagatgcatttgaaacaaaagtcacaaacattatcgacagactgaacaataatggcattcatatcaataacaaggtcgcatgccaattaattatgagaggtctatctggcgaatataaatttttacgctaCACACGTCATCGAcatctaaatatgacagtcgctgaactgttcttagatatccatgctatttatgaagaacaacagggatcgagaaacagcaaacctaattacaggagaaatctgagtgatgagaagaatgattctcgcagctatacgaatacaaccaaacccaaagttatagctcggaatcctcaaaaaacaaataattcgaaatcgaaaacagcCAGGGCTCACAATGTATCCACATCTAATAACTCTCCCAGCACGGACAACGATTCcatcagtaaatcaactactgaaccgattcaattgaacaataagcaCGACCTTCACCTT GGCCAGGAACTTACTGAATCTACGGTAAATCACACTaatcattctgatgatgaactccctggacacctccttctcgattcaggagcatcacgaacccttataagatctgctcatcacatacactcagcatcatctaatcctgacataaacgtagttgatgctcaaaaaagaaatataccaattaacgctattggtgacctacaatttcacttccaggacaacaccaaaacatcaataaaggtattgcacactcctaacatagcctatgacttactcagtttgaatgaattggctgcagtagatatcacagcatgctttaccaaaaacgtcTTAGAACGATCTGACGGCACTGTACTTGCACCTATCGTACAatatggagacttttactgggtatctaaaaggtacttgcttccatcaaatatctccgtacccaccatcaataatgtccatacaagtgaaagtacacgcaaatatccttatcctttcattcatcgaatgcttgcgcatgccaatgcacagacaattcgatactcacttaaaaataacaccatcacgtattttaacgaatcagatgtcgactggtctagtgctattgactatcaatgtcctgattgtttaatcggcaaaagcaccaaacacagacatatcaaaggttcacgactaaaataccaaaattcatacgaaccctttcaatacctacatactgacatatttggtccagttcacaacctaccaaatagtgcaccatcctatttcatctcatttactgatgagacaacaaaattccgtTGGGTTTATCCATTACACGACCGTCGCGAGGACTCTATCCtcgatgtttttactaCGATACTAGCTTTTATTAAGAACCAGTTTCAGGCCAGTGTCTTGGTTATACAAATGGACCGTGGTTCTGAGTATACTAACAGAACTctccataaattccttgaaaaaaatggtataactccatgctatacaaccacaGCGGATTCCCGAGCACATGGAGTCGCTGAACGGCTAAACCGTACCTTATTAGATGACTGCCGTACTCAACTGCAATGTAGTGGTTTACCGAACTATTTATGGTTCTCTgcaatcgaattttctactattgtgagaaattcactagcttcacctaaaagcaaaaaatctgcaagacaacatgctggcttggcaggacttgatatcagtactttgttacctttcggtcaacctgttatcgtcaatgatcacaaccctaactccaaaatacatcctcgtggcaTCCCAGGCTACGCTCTACATCCGTCtcgaaactcttatggatatatcatctatcttccatccttaaagaagacagtagatacaactaactatgttattcttcagggcaaggaatccagattagatcaattcaattacgacgcactcactttcgatgaagacttAAACCGTTTAACTGCTTCATATCATTCGTTCATTGCGTCAAATGAGATCCAAGAATCCAATGATCTTAACATAGAATCTGACCATGACTTCCAATCCGACATTGAACTACATCCTGAGCAACCGAGAAAtgtcctttcaaaagctgtgagTCCAACCGATTCCACACCTCCGTCAACTCATACTGAAGATTCGAAACGTGTTTctaaaaccaatattcgcgcacccagagaagttgaccccaacatatctgaatctaatattcttccatcaaagaagagatctagcaccccccaaatttccaatatcgAGAGTACCGGTTCGGGTGGTATGcataaattaaatgttcctttacttGCTCCCATGTCCCAATCTAACACACATGAGTCGTCGCACGccagtaaatctaaagatttcagacacTCAGACTCGTACAGTGAAAATGAGACTAATCATACAAACGTACCAATATCCAGTACGGGTggtaccaacaacaaaactgtTCCGCAGATAAGTGACCAAGAGACtgagaaaaggattataCACCGTTCACCTTCAATCGATGCTTCTCCACcggaaaataattcatcgcACAATATTGTTCCTATCAAAACGCCAACTACTGTTTCTGAACAGAATACCGAGGAATCTATCATCGCTGATCTCCCACTCCCTGATCTACCTCCAGAATCTCCTACCGAATTCCCTGACCCATTTAAAGAACTCCCACCGATAAATTCTCGTCaaactaattccagtttgggtggtattggtgactctaatgcctatactactatcaacagtaagaaaagatcattagaagataatgaaactgaaattaaggtatcacgagacacatggaatactaagaatatgcgtagtttagaacctccgagatcgaagaaacgaattcacctgattgcagctgtaaaagcagtaaaatcaatcaaaccaatacgGACAACCTTACGATACGATGAGGCAATCacctataataaagatattaaagaaaaagaaaaatatatcgaggcataccacaaagaagtcaatcaactgttgaagatgaaaacttgggACACTGACGAATAttatgacagaaaagaaatagaccctaaaagagtaataaactcaatgtttatcttcaacaagaaaCGTGACGGTACTCAtaaagctagatttgttgcaagaggtgaTATTCAGCATCCTGACACTTACGACTCAGGCatgcaatccaataccgtacatcactatgcattaatgacatccctgtcacttgcattagacaataactactatattacacaattagacatatcttcggcatatttgtatgcagacatcaaagaagaattatacataagacctccaccacatttaggaatgaatgataagttgatacgtttgaagaaatcactttatggattgaaacaaagtggagCGAACTGGTacgaaactatcaaatcatacctgATACAACAATGtggtatggaagaagttcgtggatggtcatgcgtatttaaAAACAGTCAAGTGACAATTTGTTTATTCGTAGATGATATGGTATTGTTTAGcaaaaatctaaattcaaacaaaagaattatAGAGAAGCTTAAGATGCAATACGACACCAAGATTATAAATCTAGGCGAAAGTGATGAGGAAATTCAATATGACATACTTGgcttagaaatcaaatatcaaagaggtaaatacatgaaattaggtatggaaaactcattaactgagaaaatacccaaattaaacgtacctttgaatccaaaaggaagaaaacttagcgctccaggtcaaccaggtctttatatagaccaggatgaactagaaatagatgaagatgaatacaaagagaaggtacatgaaatgcaaaagttgattggtctagcttcatatgttggatataaatttagatttgacttactatactacatcaacacacttgctcaacatatactattcccctctaggcaagttttagacatgacatatgagttaatacaattcatgtgggacactagagataaacaattaatatggcacaaaaacaaacctaccaagccagataataaactagtCGCAATAAGCGATGCTTCATATGGTAACCAACCATATTACAAGTCACAAATTGGTAACATTTTCCTACTCAACGGAAAAGtgattggaggaaagtcgACAAAGGCTTCGTTAACATGCACTTCAACTacagaagcagaaatacacgcAGTCAGTGAAGCTATACCGCTATTGAATAACCTCAGTCACCTTGTGcaagaacttaacaagaaaccaattattaaaGGCTTACTTACTGATAGTAGATCAACgatcagtataattaagtctacaaatgaagagaaatttagaaacagattttttggcacaaaggcaatgagacttagagatgaagtatcaggtaataatttatacgtatactacatcgagaccaagaagaacattgctgatgtgatgacaaaacctcttccgataaaaacatttaaactattaactaacaaatggattcattag
- a CDS encoding gag protein (Retrotransposon TYA Gag gene co-transcribed with TYB Pol; translated as TYA or TYA-TYB polyprotein; Gag is a nucleocapsid protein that is the structural constituent of virus-like particles (VLPs); similar to retroviral Gag) — MESQQLSQHSPISHGSACASVTSKEVHTNQDPLDVSASKTEECEKASTKANSQQTTTPASSAVPENPHHASPQPASVPPPQNGPYPQQCMMTQNQANPSGWSFYGHPSMIPYTPYQMSPMYFPPGPQSQFPQYPSSVGTPLSTPSPESGNTFTDSSSADSDMTSTKKYVRPPPMLTSPNDFPNWVKTYIKFLQNSNLGGIIPTVNGKPVRQITDDELTFLYNTFQIFAPSQFLPTWVKDILSVDYTDIMKILSKSIEKMQSDTQEANDIVTLANLQYNGSTPADAFETKVTNIIDRLNNNGIHINNKVACQLIMRGLSGEYKFLRYTRHRHLNMTVAELFLDIHAIYEEQQGSRNSKPNYRRNLSDEKNDSRSYTNTTKPKVIARNPQKTNNSKSKTARAHNVSTSNNSPSTDNDSISKSTTEPIQLNNKHDLHLRPGTY, encoded by the coding sequence atggaatcccaacaattatctcaacattcacccatttctcatggtagcgcctgtgcttcggttacttctaaggaagtccacacaaatcaagatccgttagacgtttcagcttccaaaacagaagaatgTGAGAAGGCTTCCACTAAGGCTAACTCTCAACAGACAACAACACCTGCttcatcagctgttccagagaacccCCATCATGCCTCTCCTCAACCTgcttcagtaccacctCCACAGAATGGGCCGTACCCACAGCAGTGCATGATGACCCAAAACCAAGCCAATCCATCTGGTTGGTCATTTTACGGACACCCATCTATGATTCCGTATAcaccttatcaaatgtcgcctatgtactttccacctgggccacaatcacagtttccgcagtatccatcatcagttggaacGCCTCTGAGCACTCCATCACCTGAGTCAggtaatacatttactgattcatcctcagcggactctgatatgacatccactaaaaaatatgtcagaccaccaccaatgttaacctcacctaatgactttccaaattgggttaaaacatacatcaaatttttacaaaactcgaatctcggtggtattattccgACAGTAAACGGAAAACCCGTACGTCAGatcactgatgatgaactcaccttcttgtataacacttttcaaatatttgctcccTCTCAATTCCTACCTACCTGGGTCAAAGACATCCTATCCGTTGATTATAcggatatcatgaaaattctttccaaaagtattgaaaaaatgcaatctgATACCCAAGAGGCAAACGACATTGTGACCctggcaaatttgcaatataatggcagtacacctgcagatgcatttgaaacaaaagtcacaaacattatcgacagactgaacaataatggcattcatatcaataacaaggtcgcatgccaattaattatgagaggtctatctggcgaatataaatttttacgctaCACACGTCATCGAcatctaaatatgacagtcgctgaactgttcttagatatccatgctatttatgaagaacaacagggatcgagaaacagcaaacctaattacaggagaaatctgagtgatgagaagaatgattctcgcagctatacgaatacaaccaaacccaaagttatagctcggaatcctcaaaaaacaaataattcgaaatcgaaaacagcCAGGGCTCACAATGTATCCACATCTAATAACTCTCCCAGCACGGACAACGATTCcatcagtaaatcaactactgaaccgattcaattgaacaataagcaCGACCTTCACCTTAGGCCAGGAACTTACTGA
- the MOR1 gene encoding Mor1p (hypothetical protein): protein MVTIGSSSLVLFLFFVVFVQITYTALHRFSRLLCTFFSKIIEEGCVWYNKKHRFPNLYKYIYVYVYILHICFEKYVNVEIIVGIPLLIKAIILGIQNILEVLLKDLGIHKRESAILHNSINIIIIILYVYIH, encoded by the coding sequence ATGGTTACAATTGGTAGTTCCTCCCTGgtattatttcttttcttcgtAGTTTTTGTACAGATCACTTATACAGCTTTACACAGATTTTCCCGCTTGTTgtgcacttttttttcgaagATTATTGAAGAGGGATGCGTTTGGtacaataaaaaacatAGGTTCCCAAAcctatataaatatatatatgtatatgtatatatactaCATATATGCTTTGAGAAATATgtgaatgttgagataattgttgggattccattgttgataaaggctataatattaggtatacagaatatactagaagttctcctcaaggatttaggaatccataaaagggaatctgcaattctacacaattctataaatattattatcatcattttatatgtttatattcattga
- the KEI1 gene encoding Kei1p (Component of inositol phosphorylceramide (IPC) synthase; forms a complex with Aur1p and regulates its activity; required for IPC synthase complex localization to the Golgi; post-translationally processed by Kex2p; KEI1 is an essential gene), producing the protein MRSSLLTLPKSFLGFMPLYLAVEIVLGISILNKCSGAYGILALFTGHPLDFMQWIAYLWSVFTLIVFSQGLYLIHKPNLLVFSQICVLYTIDTISTCFFTLWFTTQWFTLEDTANIDGNNALQSNPISTGKLTERGIDISKQSATESYEYTMTILITLVSLIFRFYFNFILASFVQELLHHPKYLVDRDDVEQNLKNKPIWKRLWAKSQKGCYKLCKNLLE; encoded by the exons ATGAGATCATCTCTTCTAACCCTTCCAAAA tCTTTTTTGGGGTTTATGCCGCTATACCTTGCAGTTGAGATTGTCTTAGGTATTTCCATTCTAAACAAATGCAGTGGTGCTTATGGTATTTTAGCATTGTTCACGGGTCATCCGTTGGATTTTATGCAATGGATAGCATATCTTTGGTCGGTATTTACATTAATCGTATTCTCACAAGGGCTGTATTTGATTCATAAGCCAAACTTGCTGGTATTTTCGCAAATCTGCGTACTTTATACAATCGATACCATTTCCACTTGTTTTTTTACTCTATGGTTTACCACGCAATGGTTCACCTTGGAAGACACTGCTAATATTGATGGAAATAATGCACTACAAAGTAACCCAATATCGACAGGTAAGCTGACAGAACGTGGTATTGATATAAGTAAACAAAGTGCAACTGAAAGCTACGAATATACCATGACTATTTTAATTACGTTGGTGTCATTGATATTCAGGTTCTACTTTAACTTCATTTTGGCATCTTTTGTTCAAGAATTGTTACACCACCCCAAATATTTAGTTGATAGGGATGACGTAGAacaaaacttgaaaaacaaGCCTATTTGGAAAAGACTGTGGGCTAAGAGCCAAAAAGGTTGTTATAAGCTATGTAAGAATTTGTTAGAGTAA